In Erigeron canadensis isolate Cc75 chromosome 1, C_canadensis_v1, whole genome shotgun sequence, a single window of DNA contains:
- the LOC122589457 gene encoding uncharacterized protein LOC122589457 yields the protein MASSSSKVTLKLLIDKKGKKVLFAEAGKDFIDFLFSILTLPIGTVINILNSKGMVGCLGNLYQSVSDLSNDYMQPNQQKDVVLKPKSSLSSHQVPLLQLDDTSSSPPTTETKLFYKCAGCNSALLSPISGTQCPYCRNAMSTLVTMYVPKPSSAASVPAAATTNIGEVAGGFVKGVVTYMVMDDLVIAPMSTISSITMLNKFNIKEVGALEEKVVHLGMDEVLFAEAGKDFIDFLFSLLTLPIGTVIKLINNQGMVGGCLSNLCFSVFNLTNMQSNLPKDVFNTSLSSHQAPLLPPEQCSSTPPTTETKFITCWDCSNPILSPTSGARCSYCKKVMCKVVTMYVPEPTASGRGPDTSVGGFVKGVATYMVMDDLVVEPISTMSSITLLMNKFNIKEVGDLEEKVVYLGMNEKTDGQNHNPKRMTNSVITLKLLVNKRDKKIMFAEANKDFVDFLFYILTLPIGAITKLLAKEPLSGSLGDLYQSIENLNGMYILQSKTKETVLNPQSTYVPNQDLLLISKDPPTETKFYRCPNRCKYVTNDPKTLCPNCRWAMSEEMAQVPTETAKGTATTMVGEVGFVKEVVTYMVMDDLTVKPMSTISTITLLNQMSIKDVGVLEEKEVQFGVSEGLKLLKASMECKNVLTSVFLDSEDHINIV from the exons atggcttcatcatcatcaaaagtcaCACTGAAACTACTGATAGACAAAAAAGGGAAAAAGGTGTTGTTCGCTGAAGCAGGTAAGGATTTCATCGATTTCCTCTTCTCCATTCTCACTTTACCGATCGGTACCGTTATCAATATCTTAAACAGCAAAGGCATGGTAGGCTGTTTAGGTAATCTTTACCAAAGTGTATCCGATCTAAGCAATGATTACATGCAACCCAACCAACAAAAAGACGTGGTCTTAAAACCCAAGTCCTCCCTTTCATCTCATCAAGTCCCTCTTTTGCAACTTGACGATACTTCTTCATCTCCACCAACCACTGAAACCAAATTATTTTACAAGTGTGCGGGATGCAACAGCGCCCTTCTTTCGCCAATATCTGGTACACAGTGTCCTTATTGTCGCAACGCAATGTCTACCTTGGTCACTATGTATGTTCCGAAACCGTCCTCGGCAGCTTCTGTTCCGGCTGCTGCTACTACTAACATTGGTGAGGTGGCAGGTGGATTTGTGAAGGGGGTGGTGACGTACATGGTGATGGATGACCTGGTTATTGCTCCAATGTCTACTATATCTAGCATTACTATGCTCAACAAGTTTAACATCAAGGAAGTCGGTGCTTTAGAGGAAAAAGTTGTTCACTTAGGCATGGATGAG gTGTTGTTCGCTGAAGCAGGTAAGGATTTCATTGACTTCCTTTTCTCCCTTCTCACTTTACCGATCGGTACCGTTATCAAACTCATAAACAACCAAGGCATGGTAGGTGGTTGTTTGAGTAATCTTTGCTTTAGTGTATTCAATCTAACCAATATGCAATCCAACCTACCAAAAGATGTATTTAACACTTCCCTTTCATCTCATCAAGCTCCTCTTTTGCCACCTGAGCAATGTTCCTCAACTCCACCAACCACTGAAACCAAATTTATCACGTGTTGGGATTGCAGCAACCCCATTTTGTCTCCAACTTCTGGTGCACGTTGTTCATATTGTAAAAAGGTAATGTGTAAGGTTGTCACTATGTATGTTCCCGAACCGACGGCATCGGGTCGTGGTCCAGACACTAGTGTGGGTGGATTCGTGAAGGGAGTGGCAACATACATGGTAATGGATGATTTGGTTGTTGAACCAATCTCTACTATGTCTAGCATTACTTTGCTCATGAACAAGTTTAATATCAAAGAAGTCGGTGATTTAGAAGAAAAAGTTGTTTATCTTGGCATGAATGAG AAAACCGACGGGCAAAATCATAATCCTAAAAGGATGACAAATTCAGTGATAACCTTGAAGCTTTTAGTTAATAAAAGAGATAAGAAAATCATGTTTGCTGAAGCAAACAAAGACTTTGTTGATTTTCTCTTTTACATACTCACATTACCTATCGGTGCTATCACGAAACTTTTAGCAAAAGAACCGTTATCAGGAAGCCTAGGAGATCTTTATCAGAGCATTGAAAACCTAAACGGCATGTATATACTACAAAGCAAGACCAAAGAGACTGTTTTGAACCCGCAATCAACTTATGTTCCGAATCAAGATTTGCTCTTGATTTCCAAAGATCCTCCAACTGAAACAAAGTTTTATAGATGCCCCAATAGATGCAAATATGTCACTAATGACCCAAAGACTCTGTGTCCTAACTGCCGCTGGGCTATGTCGGAGGAAATGGCACAGGTCCCAACAGAGACGGCTAAAGGTACGGCTACTACAATGGTTGGAGAAGTTGGATTTGTGAAAGAAGTGGTAACTTATATGGTCATGGATGATCTGACTGTAAAACCCATGTCCACCATTTCTACAATAACTTTGCTCAACCAGATGAGTATTAAAGATGTTGGTGTTCTTGAAGAAAAGGAGGTCCAATTCGGGGTGTCAGAG GGTTTAAAGCTACTCAAGGCCTCCATGGAATGCAAGAATGTACTGACTAGTGTATTTCTAGACTCTGAAGACCACATCAATATTGTTTAA
- the LOC122585853 gene encoding protein-tyrosine-phosphatase MKP1-like, with the protein MVGKEDEGGEGSGTSDGSRAVNNSNSLISGNRKMYWRSASWSSSHVPLPPLVPENVKDGVDGSGGGGLNRRRPGPLTPRSNSKGRSCLPPLSIARRSLDEWPRAGSDDVGEWPIPSTPNGRDLNNGERLKLDLSSIQRVPDKNGGFVKRDKIAFFDKECSKVAEHIFLGGNAVARDKDILKQHKITHILNCVGFVCPEYFKGNFVYRTLWLQDSPSEDITSILYDVFDYFEDVRDQGGKVFVHCCQGVSRSTSLVIAYRMWREGQSFDDAFQYVKAAREIADPNMGFACQLLQCQKRVHAFPLSPSSLLRLYRIAPHSSYDPLHLVPKMLNVPSPAALDSRGAFIMHVPSTIFIWVGKKCESLVEKDARGAVCQIVRYEKVQGPIVVVKEGEEPPYFWDAFSSLLPLMDKSGNVMDIAKLSKVTPGERLVDSYNLDFEVIQKAIVGGFMPPFASSETNQETHLPARESSWSVLRRKFALGNMKEFVLASKSSPSRVYPDTVLLGADYRSNSNSPLKPTGFSSTSSLFSSSSLSPSFSSSSSPDSISSDSSISSKCYSDSPAASPSLSSYSFSSTLSTLSNLSLVPTKLSPHSISKNSEFIDVNFTSNSCSQPVLSPAKKSSLSIAERRGGTPKCLKLPMLPDDSQGCVATEFNEDIVIQTNQGSLLQGSCSSCLNTSDVGDVFDSNRTSKALQGNRALKRKESHNLSVGSGSSHHNLKQQVVVLEWPSLEKVMEFCSGDMDSSRMFIFVTSSSGSQKDGESVLYLWLGKAFRQDCMNIPKTNKGHAQSPAFSIKELSNNVLSEIGLSNDTQVKVVKQDEEPSEFVALLRSL; encoded by the exons ATGGTAGGGAAAGAGGATGAGGGTGGTGAGGGAAGTGGTACGAGTGACGGCTCACGGGCGgttaataatagtaatagtcTGATTTCGGGTAATAGGAAGATGTATTGGCGGTCGGCTTCTTGGTCGTCGTCTCACGTGCCATTGCCACCACTTGTTCCGGAAAATGTGAAAGATGGTGTGGATgggagtggtggtggtggtttgaaTAGAAGGCGGCCTGGACCGTTAACTCCTAGGTCGAATAGTAAAGGGAGGTCATGTTTGCCTCCGTTGTCCATAGCTAGAAGAAGTTTAGATGAGTGGCCGAGAGCGGGTTCGGATGATGTTGGTGAGTGGCCGATTCCTAGTACACCTAATGGAAGAGACTTGAACAATGGTGAAAGATTGAAACTTGATTTGTCGTCAATTCAAAGAGTTCCGGATAAGAATGGTGGATTCGTGAAAAGAGATAAGATTGCGTTTTTTGATAAGGAGTGTTCCAAGGTTGCtgaacatatttttcttggtggTAATGCCGTTGCTAGAGATAAAGATATacttaaacaacataaaattacTCATATATTGAACTGTGTAGGGTTTGTGTGTCCTGAATATTTTAAGGGAAATTTTGTTTATCGAACTTTGTGGTTGCAAGATAGTCCTTCAGAGGATATCACGAGTATATTGTACGATGTTTTTGATTACTTTGAAGATGTTAGAGATCAAGGTGGAAAAGTTTTTGTACATTGTTGTCAAGGAGTCTCTCGGTCAACTTCATTGGTAATTGCTTATCGTATGTGGAGAGAAGGACAGAGCTTTGATGATGCTTTTCAGTATGTAAAGGCAGCTCGAGAGATTGCTGATCCGAATATGGGGTTTGCATGTCAGTTGTTACAATGTCAAAAAAGGGTTCATGCGTTTCCGTTAAGTCCAAGCTCATTACTTAGGTTATATAGAATTGCTCCTCACTCGTCATACGACCCATTACATCTTGTAccaaaaatgttaaatgtacCTTCTCCAGCTGCTTTGGATTCTAGAGGCGCATTCATTATGCATGTACCTTCAACGATCTTTATCTGGGTGGGTAAGAAATGTGAATCCTTAGTGGAAAAAGATGCAAGAGGTGCTGTTTGTCAGATTGTTCGGTATGAAAAAGTTCAAGGACCTATTGTTGTAGTTAAAGAAGGGGAAGAACCTCCATATTTTTGGGATGCTTTCTCTAGTCTTCTGCCTTTAATGGATAAATCAGGCAATGTGATGGATATTGCTAAGCTCTCTAAAGTTACTCCTGGTGAGAGATTAGTCGACTCATACAATCTTGACTTTGAAGTTATTCAGAAAGCAATCGTTGGTGGGTTTATGCCTCCATTTGCGTCATCTGAGACTAATCAAGAAACACACCTCCCTGCCAGGGAAAGCAGTTGGAGTGTCTTGAGACGTAAGTTTGCACTTGGAAACATGAAGGAATTTGTCTTGGCTTCTAAATCTTCACCATCTAGAGTCTATCCTGATACAGTGCTACTAGGTGCAGACTATCGTTCTAATTCTAACTCTCCATTGAAACCAACTGGTTtctcttcaacttcttcattgTTTTCGTCATCATCGCTGTCACCATCATTTTCATCCTCGTCTTCTCCTGATTCCATATCTTCTGATTCAAGCATTAGCTCCAAATGTTATTCGGATTCTCCTGCTGCATCtccatcattatcatcatattCTTTCTCTTCGACTTTATCCACTTTATCAAATTTATCACTTGTTCCAACTAAACTATCTCCCCATTCCATATCTAAAAATTCTGAATTTATTGATGTCAATTTTACTTCGAACTCATGTTCCCAGCCAGTCTTGTCACCAGCAAAAAAGTCTTCACTTTCTATTGCTGAACGCAGAGGTGGCACTCCTAAATGTCTTAAACTACCAATGCTGCCTGATGATTCACAGGGGTGTGTAGCCACTGAATTTAATGAAGATATTGTAATACAAACAAATCAAGGATCTCTTCTTCAAGGTTCTTGTTCTTCATGTTTAAACACTTCAGATGTAGGAGATGTGTTTGACTCCAACCGAACATCTAAAGCTTTACAAGGAAATCGGGCTTTAAAGAGGAAAGAGTCACATAATTTATCTGTGGGGAGTGGATCTTCACATCACAATTTGAAGCAACAAGTAGTGGTACTTGAGTGGCCTAGTTTGGAGAAGGTTATGGAATTTTGTAGTGGTGATATGGATTCTAGCCGCATGTTCATTTTTGTCACTTCTAGCTCGGGTTCACAAAAAGATGGGGAATCTGTTTTATATCTATGGCTGGGAAAAGCTTTTAGGCAGGACTGCATGAATATCCCCAAGACAAACAAAGGACATGCTCAGTCCCCAGCTTTTTCCATCAAGGAACTGTCTAACAACGTTCTCTCTGAAATTGGATTGTCAAACGACACTCAAGTTAAG GTTGTTAAGCAAGATGAAGAACCTTCAGAGTTCGTTGCATTACTGAGATCTTTGTAG